Proteins from a single region of Pseudopedobacter saltans DSM 12145:
- the ahcY gene encoding adenosylhomocysteinase has protein sequence MSSVETTYVPYKVKDISLAEWGRKEIELAEAEMPGLMSLRKEFGAAKPLKGARIAGCLHMTIQTAVLIETLVELGAEVTWSSCNIFSTQDHAAAAIAAAGISVYAWKGMNEEEFNWCIEQTLYFGEDRQPLNMILDDGGDLTNMVFDQYPELIAGIRGLSEETTTGVHRLYERMKNGTLHLPAINVNDSVTKSKFDNKYGCRESLVDAIRRATDVMMAGKVAVVAGYGDVGKGSAESLKSAGVRVIVTEIDPICALQAAMEGYEVKKFANAVKEADIVVTTTGNCDIVRGEHFKVMKDKAIVCNIGHFDNEIDVAWLNKNYGNTKVEIKPQVDKYTIDGKDIILLAEGRLVNLGCATGHPSFVMSNSFTNQTLAQLELWTNTAAYENKVYTLPKHLDEKVARLHLEKIGVELDVLDPHQAAYIGVSIEGPFKPEHYRY, from the coding sequence ATGTCATCAGTAGAGACAACTTACGTACCTTATAAAGTTAAGGACATTTCCCTTGCAGAATGGGGAAGAAAAGAAATTGAATTGGCAGAGGCAGAAATGCCAGGGCTAATGTCGTTAAGAAAGGAATTCGGTGCTGCGAAACCTTTAAAAGGAGCCAGAATTGCTGGATGTTTACACATGACTATCCAGACAGCTGTTCTGATTGAAACTCTTGTTGAATTAGGAGCAGAGGTCACCTGGTCTTCTTGTAATATTTTTTCAACTCAAGATCATGCTGCTGCGGCAATTGCTGCTGCCGGAATTTCTGTTTATGCCTGGAAAGGTATGAATGAAGAAGAGTTTAACTGGTGTATTGAGCAAACTTTGTATTTTGGAGAAGATCGTCAGCCATTAAACATGATTTTGGATGATGGTGGTGACTTAACGAATATGGTATTTGACCAATATCCAGAATTAATTGCCGGAATTAGAGGTTTATCAGAAGAGACAACAACCGGAGTACACCGTTTGTATGAGAGAATGAAAAACGGAACATTGCATTTACCCGCTATTAACGTAAATGACTCTGTGACAAAATCTAAATTCGACAACAAATACGGATGCCGTGAGTCTTTGGTAGATGCAATCAGAAGGGCAACCGATGTGATGATGGCTGGTAAAGTTGCAGTAGTTGCCGGATATGGTGATGTAGGTAAAGGTTCTGCAGAATCTTTAAAAAGTGCAGGTGTACGTGTAATCGTTACTGAAATCGATCCTATTTGTGCTTTACAGGCTGCTATGGAAGGCTACGAAGTGAAGAAATTTGCCAATGCGGTAAAAGAGGCAGATATCGTTGTAACCACGACAGGTAACTGTGATATAGTAAGAGGAGAGCATTTTAAAGTGATGAAGGACAAAGCTATTGTTTGTAACATCGGTCACTTTGATAATGAAATTGATGTAGCCTGGTTAAACAAAAACTACGGAAATACGAAAGTTGAAATCAAACCTCAGGTTGATAAATATACAATCGATGGTAAAGACATCATTTTATTGGCTGAAGGTAGATTAGTGAATCTGGGTTGTGCAACCGGACATCCAAGTTTTGTGATGAGTAACTCTTTTACAAACCAAACTTTAGCACAACTGGAGTTATGGACAAATACTGCTGCTTACGAAAATAAAGTTTATACTTTACCAAAACATTTAGATGAAAAGGTAGCTCGTTTGCATTTAGAGAAAATAGGTGTAGAGCTGGATGTTTTAGATCCACATCAGGCAGCTTATATAGGTGTTTCGATAGAAGGACCATTTAAGCCGGAGCACTACAGATATTAG
- a CDS encoding M1 family metallopeptidase encodes MKKYVLTSLLISIYSICLFAQNSNTNSYAYRASREKINNLIHTKLDVNFDYSKRQLLGKAWITLKPHFYETDSLKLDAKGMDIKQVALAKDLELLPLKYSYDSLAIKINLDKSYKSNEEYKVFIEYTAKPDELKANGSKAITSAKGLYFINPDSTVAGKPVQIWTQGETESSSVWFPTIDSPNQKTTQEIYITVPSKYKTLSNGLLINQRANNNGTRTDYWKMSLPHAPYLFMMAVGDFRIIEDKWQNIPVQYYLEPKYAPHAKAIFGDTPKMIDFFSKKLDVDYPWEKYAQIVVRDYVSGAMENTTATLHGDFVQQTSKEIQDEHIGEDVIAHELFHHWFGDYVTAESWGNLAINESFANFSEMLWREHKYGKDEGDAKNYEDLLTYLNDSSAKEKDLIRYYYRDKEDMFDLVSYQKGGRILNLLRSYIGEEAFFKSLHLFLKQNAFKTGEAHQFRLAIEEVTGRDMSWFFNQWFFGNGHPELDIKYQWNEKNKTQYVFVKQLQSNKIYTLPVKIDIYSNNQVERLATTLTKSIDTLTFKLDRKPDLVNVDAEKVLLAKKTDHKSMEEYAFQQKNAPLYLDRLEALEAAMANLTDKKSTQIIQNALQDPSYRIRIKAIESLNLQKTSHRGFAINTLKKLAEEDPKNLVRTAAIDVLARTRDKNFTKLFVSALNENSYAIQSAALSALTALNFNLALENARKLEKDAEGSLTSAIVSIYASNGDTNDFYYVQKSFRDASLNEKIIMIQDYVVMLAKQTDTKTVKESIDELYKIGIQNKNYGIDKYVVGLLDTFIIYKKEELPKVTLGIKAQTEEQIKYAEEKINSLLKM; translated from the coding sequence ATGAAGAAATATGTTCTAACAAGTTTATTAATATCTATATATAGCATTTGTTTATTCGCTCAGAACTCAAACACAAACAGTTATGCTTACCGGGCTTCAAGGGAGAAAATTAATAACCTTATACATACTAAACTTGATGTAAATTTCGACTATTCAAAAAGGCAACTTTTAGGAAAAGCCTGGATTACGCTTAAACCTCATTTTTACGAGACCGACTCGCTAAAACTAGATGCAAAAGGAATGGATATAAAACAGGTAGCTTTGGCAAAAGACCTCGAGCTGCTTCCTCTCAAATATTCTTACGATAGCTTGGCAATAAAAATCAATTTAGACAAAAGCTATAAATCCAATGAAGAATACAAAGTTTTTATAGAATATACTGCAAAACCAGATGAATTAAAAGCAAACGGCAGTAAAGCAATTACCAGTGCAAAAGGACTTTACTTCATCAATCCTGATAGCACTGTTGCAGGAAAACCAGTACAAATCTGGACGCAGGGAGAAACAGAATCATCGTCTGTTTGGTTTCCTACCATAGATAGTCCTAATCAAAAAACCACACAGGAAATCTATATTACCGTCCCCTCAAAATACAAGACACTCTCTAATGGATTACTAATAAACCAAAGAGCCAATAATAACGGAACAAGAACAGACTACTGGAAAATGTCTTTGCCTCATGCACCTTACTTGTTCATGATGGCAGTCGGCGATTTTAGAATCATTGAGGATAAGTGGCAAAATATCCCTGTACAATATTATTTAGAACCCAAATATGCACCGCATGCAAAGGCCATTTTTGGGGATACCCCAAAAATGATTGATTTCTTTTCTAAAAAATTGGACGTAGATTACCCCTGGGAAAAATATGCTCAAATCGTTGTTAGGGATTATGTTAGTGGCGCTATGGAAAATACAACGGCAACCCTGCATGGCGACTTCGTACAGCAAACTTCAAAAGAAATACAAGACGAACATATAGGTGAAGATGTTATCGCACATGAACTTTTCCACCACTGGTTTGGTGATTATGTTACAGCAGAAAGCTGGGGAAATTTAGCTATTAACGAATCCTTTGCCAATTTTAGCGAAATGCTCTGGAGAGAGCATAAATATGGTAAAGATGAAGGTGATGCAAAAAACTATGAAGATTTACTTACTTACCTCAATGATTCATCTGCAAAAGAGAAGGATCTAATCAGATATTACTATAGGGATAAGGAAGATATGTTCGATTTGGTGTCTTACCAAAAAGGTGGAAGGATATTAAATTTATTGAGAAGCTACATTGGAGAAGAAGCCTTCTTCAAATCGTTGCATCTTTTTCTCAAACAAAATGCGTTTAAAACTGGTGAAGCCCATCAATTTCGCCTGGCGATTGAAGAGGTTACGGGCCGTGATATGAGTTGGTTCTTTAACCAGTGGTTTTTTGGAAATGGCCACCCGGAATTAGACATTAAATATCAATGGAATGAAAAGAACAAAACACAATACGTTTTCGTAAAACAGCTGCAAAGCAACAAGATATATACGCTTCCTGTTAAAATAGATATTTACAGCAATAATCAGGTTGAAAGACTGGCTACTACTCTTACTAAATCGATAGACACACTAACTTTTAAACTTGACAGGAAGCCCGATCTGGTTAACGTAGATGCGGAAAAAGTTCTATTGGCAAAAAAAACAGATCATAAATCTATGGAAGAATATGCATTTCAGCAGAAAAATGCCCCTCTTTACCTGGATAGATTAGAAGCTCTGGAGGCCGCAATGGCAAATTTAACAGACAAAAAGTCAACCCAAATCATACAAAATGCTTTACAAGATCCTTCCTATAGAATTAGAATAAAGGCAATTGAATCTTTAAACTTACAAAAGACATCACATCGGGGATTTGCTATTAATACTTTAAAGAAGCTAGCCGAGGAAGATCCTAAAAATCTTGTAAGAACCGCCGCAATTGACGTTCTTGCCCGAACCAGAGATAAAAACTTCACCAAACTCTTTGTTTCTGCTCTTAACGAAAATTCTTACGCAATCCAATCCGCTGCACTCTCTGCGCTTACAGCGCTTAATTTTAATCTTGCGCTGGAGAATGCCCGAAAACTGGAAAAAGATGCCGAAGGTTCATTAACATCAGCTATAGTTTCCATTTATGCCAGCAACGGTGATACTAACGACTTTTATTACGTACAAAAATCTTTCAGGGACGCTTCTCTTAATGAGAAGATTATAATGATACAGGACTACGTTGTTATGCTTGCTAAGCAAACAGACACAAAAACGGTAAAAGAAAGTATTGATGAGCTTTACAAAATAGGCATACAAAACAAAAATTACGGAATAGATAAATACGTTGTTGGCCTTTTAGATACTTTTATTATCTACAAGAAAGAAGAGCTTCCAAAAGTCACTTTGGGAATTAAGGCCCAAACGGAAGAACAGATAAAATATGCGGAAGAAAAAATCAACTCACTTTTAAAAATGTAA
- a CDS encoding SDR family oxidoreductase: protein MKANQPMLRDNALKGKTYVVTGGGTGLGKSMTTSLLQLGANVVITSRKYDVLENTAHELAESTGSAVLPIACDIRDYEQVELMLQAGLDKFGRIDGLLNNAAGNFISPTERLSSNAFSTVIDIVLKGTANCTLAFGKHWIKEKQPASVLNIVTTYAFTGSGYVVPSACAKGGVLAMTRSLAAEWGKYQIRTNAIAPGPFPTKGAWDRLLPGDLAQKFDFKNRVPLKRVGEHQELANLAAYLLSDYSGYINGEVITIDGGEWLQGAGQLNGLEIIPDNMWDQLEQMIRNKNK from the coding sequence ATGAAAGCTAATCAGCCAATGTTAAGGGACAATGCTCTAAAAGGTAAAACTTATGTTGTTACTGGTGGCGGCACAGGTTTAGGGAAATCTATGACGACTAGTTTGTTGCAACTTGGAGCAAATGTTGTTATTACATCCCGAAAATATGATGTGCTGGAAAATACTGCTCATGAACTGGCGGAATCAACCGGGTCGGCTGTGCTTCCGATTGCTTGCGATATAAGGGATTACGAACAGGTTGAGCTGATGTTGCAAGCTGGTTTGGATAAGTTTGGCAGAATAGATGGCTTATTGAATAATGCTGCAGGTAACTTTATTTCTCCTACTGAGAGACTTTCGTCGAATGCTTTTAGTACAGTAATTGATATTGTTTTAAAGGGGACGGCTAATTGTACTCTGGCTTTTGGAAAGCACTGGATAAAGGAGAAACAACCCGCTTCGGTTTTGAATATTGTTACAACTTATGCTTTCACCGGTTCGGGATATGTAGTACCTTCCGCTTGTGCCAAAGGAGGCGTTTTGGCTATGACCAGATCTTTGGCTGCTGAATGGGGTAAATATCAAATCAGGACCAATGCGATTGCTCCGGGGCCATTTCCTACCAAAGGAGCGTGGGATCGTTTGCTACCGGGAGATTTGGCTCAAAAATTTGATTTTAAAAATCGGGTTCCTTTAAAAAGAGTAGGAGAGCACCAGGAACTGGCAAATTTAGCCGCTTATTTACTCTCCGATTATTCGGGATATATCAATGGAGAAGTTATTACAATTGACGGAGGAGAGTGGCTGCAGGGAGCTGGTCAGTTAAATGGTCTGGAGATAATTCCCGACAATATGTGGGATCAATTGGAGCAAATGATTAGAAATAAAAATAAATAA
- a CDS encoding SdpI family protein, with product MSLPSFYLLASSGVIFIICGLILIKYPPKSINAFYGYRTRSSMKTLERWNFSQVYSAREMIRLGSIMLIISLISLISPLSDLFNMITCLATLALACIALIFKTERAIKKKFGHH from the coding sequence ATGAGTCTCCCTTCTTTTTATTTGCTGGCATCGTCGGGCGTTATTTTTATCATCTGTGGATTGATATTAATCAAATATCCTCCAAAAAGTATAAATGCCTTTTACGGGTATCGTACGCGCTCATCTATGAAAACGCTGGAGCGATGGAATTTTTCGCAGGTTTACTCCGCAAGAGAGATGATTAGATTAGGCTCGATCATGTTAATTATATCTTTAATCTCTCTGATTTCTCCACTAAGTGATCTTTTCAATATGATAACATGTTTGGCTACACTCGCTTTAGCTTGTATAGCATTGATTTTTAAAACAGAAAGAGCTATAAAGAAAAAGTTTGGTCACCATTAA
- the carA gene encoding glutamine-hydrolyzing carbamoyl-phosphate synthase small subunit: MNANYTKLPAVLLLADGTVFHGKAAGKIGTTTGEICFNTGMTGYQEIFTDPSYYAQIMVTTNAHIGNYGIHSDEVESGSIKIAGLVCKNFNIDYSRKQADKSIQDYFQEENIVGISDIDTRQLVRYIRDKGAMNAIISSEITDIDELKAKLAEVPSMEGLELSSVVSTKEAYTYGDENAPIKVAVLDLGIKKNILRNFDERGVFTKVFPAKTSFEEMEKFNPDGYFVSNGPGDPAAMPYAVETVKDILKSEKPMFGICLGHQLLALANGIGTMKMFNGHRGINHPVKNIIKDKCEVTSQNHGFGVIPDQVKNSDKVEITHINLNDQSIEGIRVKGKKAFSVQYHPESSPGPHDSRYLFDDFVEMLK; this comes from the coding sequence ATGAACGCAAATTACACCAAACTACCAGCGGTACTTTTATTAGCAGACGGCACTGTTTTTCATGGAAAAGCTGCCGGAAAAATTGGTACTACAACTGGCGAAATCTGTTTCAACACAGGTATGACTGGGTATCAGGAGATTTTTACAGATCCTTCTTACTATGCCCAAATCATGGTTACAACCAATGCACATATTGGCAACTATGGTATTCACTCAGATGAAGTTGAATCTGGAAGCATTAAAATTGCTGGATTAGTTTGTAAAAACTTCAATATTGATTACAGCAGAAAACAGGCAGACAAATCTATTCAAGATTACTTTCAAGAAGAAAACATTGTAGGAATTTCTGACATTGACACTCGTCAACTGGTAAGATATATCAGAGACAAGGGTGCTATGAATGCTATCATTTCTTCAGAAATAACCGATATTGATGAATTGAAGGCTAAATTGGCAGAAGTTCCTTCTATGGAAGGCTTAGAGCTTTCCTCTGTGGTAAGTACAAAAGAAGCTTACACTTACGGTGATGAAAATGCTCCAATAAAAGTGGCGGTTCTTGATTTAGGTATCAAGAAAAACATTTTAAGGAATTTTGACGAGAGAGGCGTATTTACAAAAGTTTTCCCCGCAAAAACTTCTTTTGAAGAAATGGAAAAATTCAATCCGGACGGATATTTTGTAAGTAATGGTCCTGGTGATCCGGCGGCAATGCCTTACGCTGTTGAAACTGTTAAAGATATTCTAAAATCCGAAAAACCGATGTTCGGTATTTGTTTGGGTCACCAGTTATTGGCTTTAGCTAATGGTATTGGCACAATGAAAATGTTTAACGGACACCGTGGAATTAACCATCCGGTTAAAAATATCATTAAAGATAAGTGTGAAGTAACTTCCCAAAACCATGGTTTTGGTGTTATTCCTGACCAAGTTAAGAATTCAGATAAAGTTGAAATTACCCACATCAACTTAAATGATCAATCTATCGAAGGAATCAGAGTGAAAGGTAAAAAAGCATTCTCGGTACAATATCACCCGGAATCTTCTCCAGGTCCACACGATTCAAGATATCTGTTTGATGATTTCGTTGAAATGTTGAAATAG
- a CDS encoding BrxA/BrxB family bacilliredoxin — protein sequence MYPEYLVAPMRADLTNAGFEELKTAEEVKNAIESAGTTFVVVNSVCGCAAANARPAAKIAAENTKKPGKLVTVFAGMEKDAVDAAREYMLPYPPSSPAMALFKDGKLVHMIERHQIEGRGAQMIADNLIVAFEQYC from the coding sequence ATGTATCCAGAATATTTAGTTGCTCCAATGAGAGCAGATTTAACAAATGCAGGTTTTGAAGAATTAAAAACGGCAGAAGAAGTGAAGAACGCAATAGAATCTGCAGGAACTACATTTGTTGTAGTTAACTCTGTTTGTGGCTGTGCAGCTGCAAATGCAAGACCTGCCGCTAAAATTGCAGCGGAAAACACAAAAAAACCAGGTAAATTGGTTACTGTTTTTGCTGGAATGGAAAAAGATGCGGTCGATGCTGCAAGAGAGTATATGCTTCCTTATCCTCCATCTTCACCAGCTATGGCTTTATTTAAAGATGGAAAATTAGTTCACATGATTGAAAGACACCAAATAGAAGGTAGAGGTGCACAAATGATTGCGGATAACCTGATTGTTGCATTTGAACAATATTGTTAA
- a CDS encoding VIT1/CCC1 transporter family protein, with product MINDPINNYLAKHYIKKSNWLRAAVLGANDGILSTASIAVGVAAASSTREPVILASLAGLVAGALSMAAGEYVSVSSQTDIEKADIEREKLELEQMPEFEFEMLTKIYEERGLKRETALLVAKELSEHNVLNAHIRDELGITELHQANPLQAALASGASFSFGAIFPLLVSIFLPLESMVYYQYGCAIIFLVILGALAAKTGGSSIKKAIIRITLWGTIAMFLSALAGHLSGVNV from the coding sequence ATGATAAATGACCCTATAAACAATTATCTCGCAAAACACTATATAAAAAAAAGCAACTGGCTTAGAGCTGCTGTGTTGGGAGCTAACGATGGTATTCTTTCTACGGCAAGTATTGCTGTCGGTGTAGCCGCGGCCAGCTCCACGAGAGAACCTGTTATTTTAGCTTCATTGGCCGGATTAGTTGCAGGCGCACTTTCAATGGCTGCTGGAGAATATGTTTCTGTGAGCTCACAAACTGACATAGAAAAGGCAGATATTGAACGGGAAAAATTGGAACTGGAACAAATGCCCGAGTTTGAGTTTGAAATGCTGACAAAGATTTATGAAGAAAGAGGCCTGAAACGAGAAACGGCACTTTTGGTCGCAAAAGAACTTTCGGAGCATAATGTTCTGAATGCACATATCAGGGACGAGCTTGGAATCACAGAACTGCATCAGGCAAACCCATTGCAGGCTGCTCTAGCTTCCGGAGCATCTTTCTCCTTTGGCGCTATTTTCCCATTATTGGTTTCCATTTTTCTTCCGCTAGAAAGTATGGTATATTACCAATATGGCTGTGCAATCATCTTCCTGGTTATATTAGGTGCTTTAGCGGCTAAAACCGGTGGATCAAGTATAAAGAAAGCAATTATAAGAATTACACTTTGGGGAACTATAGCCATGTTTTTAAGCGCTCTGGCTGGACATTTATCGGGTGTTAACGTCTAA
- a CDS encoding enoyl-CoA hydratase/isomerase family protein, which produces MNTLKVTIREKVAIIALDRGSSNAINREMVNELKTMIGNIQQDQNIGGVILTGKNGFFTAGLDLIELYDYDETEIESFWIDFLELVKILTAFQKPMIAAISGHSPAGGCVLSLCCDYRIMSEGNYIIGLNEVPVGIIVPDSIFELYAFWIGKGKAYQSILEGKLFTVEEAKQIGLIDASANIDSLMTAAEKKIQEYLQYDYTTWQQSKSNLRKSLIKKVSEDQSETLRKVLEQWWSPRTRLIIKTIIDNLKAKK; this is translated from the coding sequence ATGAATACATTAAAAGTAACTATTAGAGAAAAAGTCGCGATTATAGCATTAGACAGAGGATCATCTAATGCTATAAATCGGGAAATGGTAAATGAGCTGAAGACCATGATTGGTAATATCCAGCAGGACCAAAATATTGGCGGTGTTATTTTAACCGGTAAAAATGGCTTTTTTACTGCCGGATTGGATTTGATAGAACTTTACGATTATGATGAAACTGAAATTGAATCTTTTTGGATTGATTTTCTGGAGTTGGTAAAAATTTTAACAGCTTTTCAAAAACCTATGATTGCGGCGATTAGTGGGCATAGTCCTGCCGGCGGTTGTGTATTGTCTTTATGCTGCGATTATAGAATAATGTCAGAAGGTAACTATATTATTGGTTTGAACGAAGTTCCGGTAGGAATTATTGTTCCCGATAGTATCTTCGAACTTTATGCATTTTGGATTGGCAAAGGCAAAGCCTACCAAAGTATTTTAGAAGGTAAACTATTTACGGTTGAAGAAGCTAAACAAATTGGATTAATTGATGCCTCAGCAAATATCGATTCCTTAATGACAGCAGCAGAAAAGAAAATACAGGAATATTTGCAGTATGATTATACCACGTGGCAGCAAAGTAAATCGAATCTAAGAAAAAGTCTTATCAAAAAAGTCTCTGAAGATCAATCTGAAACCTTGAGGAAAGTTTTGGAGCAATGGTGGTCACCAAGAACAAGGTTGATTATCAAAACCATTATTGATAATCTTAAAGCGAAAAAGTAA
- a CDS encoding TonB-dependent receptor plug domain-containing protein — protein MKNLTYAALCFLVCSLLGFIPGVSSLQTLVDSFEKYNGKYIQEKVYLHTDKPYYASGDEIWFKAYVLNSKDLSFSPQSNLLYAELLDQKNQVKKRIRIPLTVGTGWGNFTLPDTLKEGNYRIRAYTNWMRNFDTDYYYDHIFKVGDIRTNQTIVETHYAFTPSGNQEQVVATINYKNIEGNPYANREVAYKIELDGKDAFRGKVTTDAQGNAQIKFSQPMSSQKTGMITTSLKVTDRAVVDKVIPVTHTSSEYSLQFFPEGGDLVEGLRSRVGFKILKSDGLGADIKGHIEDDSGNPVALVNPKYKGIGSFYLSPEMGKKYFGVLKFQDGSERKYPLPESKKEGIILSLSQRAEVDSVVLRVMANNPFISNNLGKDLNLVAQSSGNLIYSAKAKLSDQGGFLVKFSLKDFPLGISQVTLFNELMQPLAERLFFVNKDNYLKMATSGLKGTYRPREKVSVSLNTKDPKAENVVGSYSVAVIDETKVPVIEEEENTILSELLLNSDLRGNIENPNYYFVNQDATKLEQLDNLLLTQGWRRFKWTDVLNQSWPNLKYKPEHTLALRGQVKNNKKVVPNASIIAFGGKNLSIIQATANENGEFVIDSLFFPDSTKFVIQARSEKGKKFVEIEMEDDIRDQVIPKIKQNDLSVNISSSMLAYLKSSKTQYEELLKYGMVDRTIMLEEVKVIEKKKELENSSNLNGPGNADMIIGAKDLENAPTMEFALQGKVAGLIFQNGEAYFMRNMGNPVQIILDGMYVEPDMLNAINPNDVESVEILKNISYTAIYGSRGSGGVIVINTKRGGGGGFSNSYSPGIISYMPIGLFVAKEFYSPNYDKPEGITSMRDYRSTIYWNPRVITDSVGNAKFSFFNADGQGKYRIVIEGTDLKGHIGRKVIHYNVN, from the coding sequence ATGAAAAACCTTACCTATGCAGCACTTTGTTTTTTAGTTTGCTCTTTATTAGGTTTTATACCAGGCGTAAGTTCCCTGCAGACTCTGGTAGATTCGTTTGAAAAATATAACGGTAAATACATTCAGGAAAAAGTTTATCTACATACGGATAAGCCTTATTACGCCAGTGGAGACGAAATTTGGTTTAAGGCTTATGTGCTAAACTCTAAAGATTTGAGTTTTTCGCCACAAAGTAATCTGCTGTATGCCGAGTTATTAGATCAGAAAAATCAGGTAAAAAAAAGGATTAGGATTCCGCTAACAGTAGGTACGGGCTGGGGGAATTTTACATTGCCGGATACTCTGAAAGAAGGTAACTACCGGATACGGGCATACACCAATTGGATGAGAAACTTTGATACTGATTATTATTACGATCATATCTTTAAAGTTGGGGATATTCGAACAAATCAAACCATTGTGGAAACCCATTATGCATTTACACCTTCTGGAAATCAGGAACAGGTTGTTGCAACCATCAACTATAAAAATATTGAGGGAAATCCATATGCAAACAGAGAAGTTGCTTATAAGATTGAGTTGGATGGTAAAGACGCTTTTAGAGGGAAGGTAACAACGGATGCACAGGGGAATGCGCAAATTAAGTTCAGTCAGCCAATGTCAAGTCAGAAAACGGGTATGATAACAACTTCGTTGAAGGTAACGGACAGGGCTGTTGTTGATAAAGTTATTCCGGTAACTCATACATCCAGTGAGTACAGTTTGCAATTTTTTCCTGAAGGGGGAGATTTGGTAGAGGGATTGAGGTCCCGAGTAGGGTTTAAAATTTTAAAGTCGGATGGTTTAGGTGCTGATATAAAAGGACATATTGAAGATGATTCAGGAAATCCTGTTGCGCTTGTAAATCCAAAATATAAAGGGATTGGCAGTTTTTATCTTAGCCCTGAAATGGGTAAAAAGTATTTTGGTGTACTTAAATTTCAGGACGGGAGTGAACGTAAATATCCATTGCCCGAATCTAAAAAAGAAGGAATTATTTTGAGTTTGTCGCAAAGGGCTGAAGTAGATAGTGTAGTATTAAGAGTAATGGCGAATAATCCGTTTATTTCGAATAACCTGGGAAAAGATCTTAATCTTGTAGCGCAATCTTCAGGGAATTTGATCTATTCTGCAAAAGCCAAACTGTCCGATCAGGGAGGGTTTCTGGTAAAGTTTTCACTGAAAGATTTTCCATTGGGAATTTCTCAGGTTACTTTATTCAATGAATTGATGCAGCCTTTAGCCGAACGCCTGTTCTTTGTAAATAAGGACAATTACCTGAAAATGGCAACCTCGGGGTTGAAAGGAACATACCGCCCCAGAGAGAAAGTGAGTGTTTCTTTAAATACCAAAGATCCGAAAGCAGAGAATGTTGTAGGTTCATATTCTGTTGCAGTAATTGACGAGACTAAAGTTCCGGTTATTGAAGAGGAGGAAAATACAATTCTTTCAGAATTACTATTAAACTCCGATTTAAGGGGAAATATTGAAAATCCTAATTATTACTTCGTAAACCAGGACGCAACTAAGTTAGAGCAACTTGATAATTTGTTATTGACACAAGGTTGGCGGAGATTTAAATGGACAGATGTTTTGAACCAAAGCTGGCCAAATCTAAAATACAAACCAGAACATACGCTGGCTTTAAGGGGACAAGTGAAAAATAATAAAAAAGTTGTTCCAAATGCTTCTATTATAGCTTTCGGAGGAAAGAACCTTTCTATTATTCAAGCGACAGCAAATGAAAATGGAGAATTTGTAATTGATAGCCTGTTCTTTCCGGACAGTACCAAATTCGTAATTCAGGCGAGATCTGAAAAAGGGAAAAAATTTGTGGAGATAGAAATGGAAGATGATATAAGAGACCAGGTTATCCCGAAAATAAAGCAAAACGATTTATCGGTTAATATCAGTTCGTCTATGTTGGCTTATTTGAAGAGCAGTAAAACACAGTATGAGGAATTGTTAAAGTACGGTATGGTAGACAGAACTATTATGCTGGAAGAAGTAAAAGTGATAGAAAAGAAAAAAGAACTTGAAAACTCATCTAATTTAAATGGCCCGGGAAATGCCGATATGATTATTGGAGCGAAAGATTTGGAAAATGCGCCTACTATGGAATTTGCATTACAGGGAAAAGTCGCGGGACTTATCTTCCAGAATGGTGAAGCTTATTTTATGCGAAATATGGGCAATCCGGTGCAAATTATCCTGGATGGAATGTATGTAGAACCAGATATGTTGAATGCTATAAATCCAAACGATGTAGAGAGCGTAGAAATCCTAAAAAATATCAGTTATACCGCTATTTATGGTTCACGTGGATCAGGAGGTGTTATTGTTATCAATACTAAACGAGGTGGAGGTGGCGGTTTCTCTAATAGCTATTCTCCGGGTATAATTTCTTATATGCCAATTGGTTTATTTGTTGCAAAGGAATTTTATTCGCCTAATTATGATAAGCCGGAAGGTATCACAAGCATGAGAGATTACCGAAGTACAATTTACTGGAATCCAAGAGTAATAACCGATTCTGTAGGAAATGCAAAATTCTCATTCTTTAATGCTGACGGGCAGGGGAAATACAGGATAGTGATAGAGGGAACGGATTTGAAAGGACATATTGGAAGGAAGGTGATACATTATAATGTGAATTAG